ACAGGAAATGGCCACAATTTCGATTTGTTCAATCTTATCTACTATTTCGAGTGTCTGTGATCCTATAGATCCAGTAGAACCAAGAACAGCCAACCGCTTTTTCATGACTCAAACTTCTTCTTTATCTCAGCTGGTTCTCCAGAAGTATCTTCAATTATCTTTTGAATCTCTGATTGAGAAAGTTCCATAATCTTTGCGACCTTTTCGGGCACGTTCTGTCTCTTTCCCGGTACGCATTTATCTGCGTTCTCTTCCTTGCCGGCAACCTTCAGGGCAAAGGCAGCACATCCTGGAGAACCACATACACCACAGTTTATATTGGGCAGAACGGCAAAGACCACAGTTGCTCTGGGATTCTCCTTGAGCTTGTCCCTGTAGCTTTCGATTTCTTCTTGGGTTGGCCTTTTGGGCTTGGGCGGTGCTGCTTTCACTTCCCTTCCGGATGTGGCGATCAGTTTTTCCAGTGTCTTTTCCGCATCTTCCTCTGTCTCTTCAAAGAGAGCGGTGAGTTTGTCGACGTCCGTCTCCATTATTAGCTTCAGTTTTTCGGGAACGCCGGACCGCTTGCCGGGAACACACCCGTCCAGCGGGGCTTTTTCTTCGGCAATAGCCTTTGCAAAAGCCGAGCAACCGGGGAAACCACAGGCGCCACAGTTAACGCCTGGTAAAGAAGCTTCGATGAGCGTGATTCTTGGATCCTTCTTGACTGCAAACTTCGCGGAGGCGAAAGCTAGAAAGACACCTGCTCCTATGCCCAGTACTGCCATAAACAGAACTGAATAGACTACTGTCATACACATCGCCTCACAGTTTTACTAGGCCTTGAAAACCCATGAAGGCCATCGAGAGTAAACCGGCAGTAATCAGTGCAATGGCAGTTCCTCTGAAAGGTTCGGGAATTTCGGAAAGTTCCATCCTCTCTCTAATCGTTGAAAAAAGAATGAGGGCCAGAGCAAAGCCAAGTCCAGCACCTGCAGAATTCACTATCGTCTCGAGCAGCGTGTAGTTCTGCTGAACATTGAGTAGTGCAAGACCGAGAATCGCACAATTTGTCGTGATGAGGGGGAGAAATATTCCAAGTGCATCGTAAAGCGCGGGACTTGTCTTCTTCAGAAAGATCTCGACAAACTGCACCAGTGTTGCAATAATTAGAATGAACACGATAGTTCTCAAAAAGGGAATGCTGAGCATATCGAGAAGAATGTTCAGAAGCCATGTGATAATCGAGGCCATGATCATGACGAATGTAACGGCTATGCTCATTCCTACCGCAGTATCAATCTTCTTGGAGACACCTAGGAAAGGACAGATTCCGAGAAATCTCGAAAGCACGAAATTGTTTATAAGAATCGCTGAAAGAAATATAAAAACCAGTCTAGTAGCCATCAGTCACCCCTCCTCATTTTGCTGCCTTTTTAGCTTTGCTGCGCCTTATTCCCAGATAATTGAAGAAAGCGGCGAGCATGCCCAGAGCAATGAATGCACCTGGAGGGAGTATCATAGCGAACATTTTAACGTCGGAAAGATGGTAATTGAAAATAGATCCGTTTCCGAGAAATTCTCTTACAGAACCGAGCAACACTAGGGAAGCAGTAAAACCCAACCCCATGCCAAGACCATCCAAGAAAGATCTTAGGACATTGTTCTTGGAAGCATAGGCCTCTGCTCTTCCAAGGATTATGCAGTTCACAACAATAAGTGGAATGAATAGGCCCAGAGTCTTCCATAGATCGTAAACGAAACCGTGCATCAACATGTCAATCATTGTGACAAAGGAAGCGATTATGACAATATATGCGGGAATTCTTATCTTGTCGGGAATGAGCTTCCTGACAAGGGAGATCGTGATGTTCGACATTGCCAGAACCGCAGTCGTTGCGAGTCCCATCCCCAATCCATTCTCGGCGCTTGTTGTTGTAGCAAGAGTAGGACACATGCCAAGAACCTGAATGAAGATCGGGTTCTGCTTCAAGATTCCATTTGTGAGAACCGAGAACTTCGATTCAGCCATCATCTAACACCTGCCTTTTCCAGGAACTCTGAGATAGCATTGAGCGAGAATGCAACGGCTCTCGGAGTTATCGTTGCCCCGGTCATCACATCGCTTACGGTGACTATCCCGTCTTCCCTCTTTCTAATGTCTATTTGATCTCCGATAGGGGTTACTCCTGCATCTTTGTCAACTTTTATGCTCTTCTGGAGTCCTTGACTGTCGATCGGATAAAACCTCTTCTGTACACTGTCGTTTGCGATGTTGGCTCCGAGGCCCGGAGTCTCTTGTGAGTATTCAAGAACCTTAATCCCATTCAGATGTACTCCATCCGAGTCCTTTACGAAGGCCGCCATCGACTTGACATCGCCGCCGTAACCGACTGCTATGCCGATAGCCACAAAAACCTCGCTGCCATCATCTTTCAAGAACTTGTATGCAGGGCTTTCTACTCTTCCCTGAGAGTCGACAGCCTGATAGATTATTCCTTCTGAAGCGGTGAATCCCTCTGGGAACCATTCAAACTCTGCGAGTTCGCTTGCGGTTTCGGGGATACTCTCTTCAGCGATCAGAAGTTCTCCCGAATCCGCATCGGTAAGAACATTTCGAATAGCGGCGAGTTTTGCGCCAAGTTCCGCGTTTGCGATCGGCTCTTCAACAATGGTGTAGACCACAGAAAGGACTAAAGCCGCGATTATAGTAATAACCATCAGAGTAATGCCGGTCTTTAAGTAATCACGCATTGCTCTTCACCTTCTTTGGTTTCCCGAATATCTTGGGCTTGGTTCCCATATCTATGAGCGGCACGAATGCGTTCATGATAAGAATCGCAAATGATACGCCTTCCGGATAGCCACCAAACAATCTAATTATCATGGTAACAACCCCACAGCCAACTCCAAAGACCAGATGCCCCTTGATCGACATTGGACTAGTTACCATGTCAGTAGCCATGAATAGAGCTCCCAACATCAGACCGCCTCCAAAAATGTGGTACAGCGGCGAGCCAAAACCGGGATTTGCGGCGTAGAAGATTGCCGCCATTATTGCAACAGTTCCTACGTATGCAATAGGTATGAAGGGTGAAACTCTTCTTCTCAGTAGCAACCATCCAAAACCGAGAAGAAGCAACAGCGCGCTCACCTCTCCTATGGAGCCGGGAATAGTTCCCAGGAACATCTCT
The nucleotide sequence above comes from Mesotoga sp. BH458_6_3_2_1. Encoded proteins:
- the rsxE gene encoding electron transport complex subunit RsxE; amino-acid sequence: MMAESKFSVLTNGILKQNPIFIQVLGMCPTLATTTSAENGLGMGLATTAVLAMSNITISLVRKLIPDKIRIPAYIVIIASFVTMIDMLMHGFVYDLWKTLGLFIPLIVVNCIILGRAEAYASKNNVLRSFLDGLGMGLGFTASLVLLGSVREFLGNGSIFNYHLSDVKMFAMILPPGAFIALGMLAAFFNYLGIRRSKAKKAAK
- a CDS encoding RnfABCDGE type electron transport complex subunit G codes for the protein MRDYLKTGITLMVITIIAALVLSVVYTIVEEPIANAELGAKLAAIRNVLTDADSGELLIAEESIPETASELAEFEWFPEGFTASEGIIYQAVDSQGRVESPAYKFLKDDGSEVFVAIGIAVGYGGDVKSMAAFVKDSDGVHLNGIKVLEYSQETPGLGANIANDSVQKRFYPIDSQGLQKSIKVDKDAGVTPIGDQIDIRKREDGIVTVSDVMTGATITPRAVAFSLNAISEFLEKAGVR
- a CDS encoding RnfABCDGE type electron transport complex subunit B, with product MTVVYSVLFMAVLGIGAGVFLAFASAKFAVKKDPRITLIEASLPGVNCGACGFPGCSAFAKAIAEEKAPLDGCVPGKRSGVPEKLKLIMETDVDKLTALFEETEEDAEKTLEKLIATSGREVKAAPPKPKRPTQEEIESYRDKLKENPRATVVFAVLPNINCGVCGSPGCAAFALKVAGKEENADKCVPGKRQNVPEKVAKIMELSQSEIQKIIEDTSGEPAEIKKKFES
- the rsxA gene encoding electron transport complex subunit RsxA, yielding MATRLVFIFLSAILINNFVLSRFLGICPFLGVSKKIDTAVGMSIAVTFVMIMASIITWLLNILLDMLSIPFLRTIVFILIIATLVQFVEIFLKKTSPALYDALGIFLPLITTNCAILGLALLNVQQNYTLLETIVNSAGAGLGFALALILFSTIRERMELSEIPEPFRGTAIALITAGLLSMAFMGFQGLVKL